A genomic segment from Montipora foliosa isolate CH-2021 chromosome 9, ASM3666993v2, whole genome shotgun sequence encodes:
- the LOC137971542 gene encoding 52 kDa repressor of the inhibitor of the protein kinase-like: protein MIIGQVSQLLLTCIGDGKARGYLCSIKQFDFIIALCATEHVLSNTVSLSKMLQGKNVDLIDYEAAKEASVVINVMKVERDDPSVWKELYERGKQLAADVDIETRIPQKAGRQQHRVNIPAETPEMYWQRAVYFPLVDHLVQELTDRLLSQEDRFLGQYLVPAKLKAFNSGVQGKLYETYKTDLSEKKDFDNEILRWQTKWSHSTEEKPVALTETLQHANPDLYPNVVTIITILQTMPVSTATPERSFSTMRRVKTYLRSTMKTERLSALALMHAYRDMPIDVEALIREFCAKKNRRLAFEFH from the coding sequence ATGATTATTGGACAGgtgtcccaactacttttgacCTGCATTGGAGATGGGAAGGCAAGGGGCTACTTGTGTTCCATAAAACAATTTGATTTCATCATCGCCCTTTGTGCTACTGAGCATGTACTTTCTAACACAGTCTCCTTATCAAAGATGCTTCAAGGAAAGAATGTGGATCTTATTGATTATGAAGCAGCGAAAGAAGCAAGCGTGGTGATAAATGTCATGAAAGTAGAGAGAGATGATCCATCAGTTTGGAAAGAGCTGTATGAGCGAGGAAAACAGCTAGCAGCTGACGTTGACATTGAAACAAGGATACCTCAAAAAGCAGGACGTCAGCAACACAGAGTGAATATCCCAGCAGAAACGCCAGAGATGTACTGGCAAAGAGCCGTGTATTTTCCTTTGGTCGATCACCTCGTACAAGAACTAACTGACAGGCTTCTGTCACAAGAGGATCGTTTCTTAGGACAATATCTTGTTCCGGCAAAGCTGAAGGCTTTCAACAGCGGAGTACAAGGTAAGCTTTATGAAACCTACAAAACCGATCTTTCAGAGAAGAAAGACTTTGACaatgaaattttgaggtggCAAACAAAGTGGTCTCATTCAACTGAGGAAAAACCAGTGGCACTCACAGAGACACTCCAGCACGCTAATCCGGACCTTTATCCCAACGTGGTCACAATTATTACCATCCTCCAGACAATGCCAGTGTCGACAGCTACCCCCGAACGCTCTTTTAGCACGATGCGCAGAGTGAAGACTTACTTGCGTTCAACGATGAAAACAGAGCGACTCTCTGCACTTGCCCTGATGCATGCGTACAGAGACATGCCCATTGATGTAGAAGCCCTGATTCGCGAATTTTGCGCCAAAAAGAACAGACGACTAGCTTTCGAATTTCATTGA
- the LOC137971544 gene encoding zinc finger MYM-type protein 1-like, which translates to MASKDNRINRKIDEFFSPTVPGASHVGNNSNAEATAVSNEVEMRGVAEVTERTNVPLDSTQSQSLLELDLPSYPDIENLTDDDLKKDEVRIKLLQGTWDHCHKFKFPSKGIRGKQRKLNHTWLVNNKWLRYSVSRDFVWCVYCVLFGKPERASPNQVGTFSSTKGVSDWGNIGRLVKLHTSQSSPHHDAVIKGDNYLSIASGKQKDICSHLPSQVTATIERNRHILKAILDVIVLCGQQNIAIRGHVERTSNFHSLLQFRAKTDPVLALPLQNDDNRAKYTSPRIQNELIELCGDYIRKSLVKDCNRAQFYAFLADEATDASTMEQISICVRFVHRKDEDNTMEMREAFLGFVEAESTKGVALAEKFMTTQAEFGIETRKMRAQGYDGGANMAGVHRGVQAIIKQHVPEAVYVHCKAHSLNLAIGHACKEPLVRNMLRTLQTIAFAFDYSAKRLLAFQESLRQDVLVREVMERRAKLRTLCETRWASRADSLYTFRTAYPVVVQSLETLSDDGQCRSKVLGHLARYY; encoded by the coding sequence atggcgtCCAAGGACAATCGTATTAATCGCAAAATTGACGAATTTTTCAGTCCAACAGTCCCTGGCGCTTCGCATGTGGGGAATAATTCAAACGCTGAGGCAACAGCGGTGAGCAATGAAGTTGAGATGCGTGGCGTAGCAGAAGTAACAGAGCGAACAAACGTACCATTAGACTCGACCCAATCGCAAAGCTTGCTGGAATTGGATCTACCATCTTATCCCGATATTGAAAACCTGACTGACGATGACTTGAAGAAAGATGAAGTTAGAATTAAGCTCTTACAAGGAACATGGGACCATTGTCACAAGTTTAAGTTCCCTTCAAAGGGTATACgcggaaaacaaagaaagttgaaTCACACGTGGCTTGTCAACAATAAATGGCTCAGATATTCCGTATCTAGAGACTTTGTATGGTGTGTGTATTGTGTGTTGTTCGGGAAGCCGGAAAGAGCATCACCTAATCAGGTAGGGACATTCAGTTCCACTAAAGGAGTGTCAGACTGGGGTAACATTGGGAGGCTTGTGAAATTACATACCAGTCAGTCATCTCCCCACCACGATGCTGTGATCAAAGGTGATAACTATTTAAGCATTGCGAGTGGAAAGCAGAAAGACATTTGCAGTCATCTACCATCGCAAGTTACcgcaactattgaaagaaaTCGCCACATCTTGAAGGCAATACTTGATGTAATAGTGCTGTGTGGTCAACAGAACATTGCAATACGGGGGCATGTGGAAAGAACTAGCAACTTCCATTCTCTGCTTCAATTTCGTGCCAAGACTGACCCTGTTCTTGCACTTCCCCTTCAAAATGATGACAACAGAGCAAAGTACACTTCACCAAGGATTCAGAACGAACTTATTGAACTTTGTGGAGACTACATCCGCAAATCTTTGGTAAAAGATTGCAACAGAGCTCAATTTTATGCGTTTTTGGCAGATGAGGCAACAGATGCTTCCACAATGGAACAAATCTCAATTTGTGTCCGCTTTGTACACCGGAAAGATGAGGATAACACCATGGAGATGAGGGAGGCGTTTCTAGGATTTGTAGAGGCAGAAAGCACAAAAGGAGTGGCATTGGCTGAGAAATTCATGACAACTCAAGCAGAGTTTGGAATTGAAACCCGTAAGATGCGTGCGCAAGGCTACGACGGTGGGGCAAATATGGCCGGAGTACACAGGGGTGTGCAAGCAATCATAAAACAGCATGTACCAGAAGCAGTGTACGTCCATTGCAAAGCACACTCTCTTAACCTTGCTATTGGTCACGCATGCAAGGAACCTTTAGTACGCAATATGTTGCGCACCTTGCAAACAATTGCATTTGCATTCGACTATTCAGCCAAGCGATTGCTAGCCTTTCAAGAATCTTTACGTCAAGATGTTTTAGTAAGAGAAGTGATGGAGAGACGTGCAAAGCTAAGAACCTTGTGCGAAACACGATGGGCAAGTCGGGCTGATTCTTTATACACCTTTCGGACAGCTTACCCCGTAGTAGTACAGTCGCTGGAGACTCTATCAGACGATGGACAATGCAGGTCAAAAGTGTTGGGACACTTAGCGAGATACTACTGA